The segment gacagaggatggaggctgtgcccgcaggaaggaggagtcccaaggagccggtgggacggcgcgacgaggcacagccggaggagcagagtcctgaggagccgatggggtgacgactgaccagggcggagccggaaagacgatggagcccggtggagctggtggatcgacgggcgacggtggagaggagggcgtcaagagccgtggtggaaccgcagggtcgaagggccgaggcggagtcctggactcggaggctggaggcggagctgaggaatcctccagccgagacgccgttggaaactggcagccccgcggcgagcccactgcacagatgttgggctgagggtgagctgaggggctgtcaggggacagcggtggccagacAGACATGGCAgcagatgacagagggtgggtgggtgggaattccgggcagacaggacagacggatatttccatatcaaagtcaattaagttaccagagttatcttcgacgagatccgagaaaaagtctattaaatccccagaattttgtccaagctcaccctcagtggtggtgcagtgggcagggctctctgtagccctctcttgctccacgtcatactccaccgtcgcggatgttgcagtcggctctcgcacctggtccgatgtgtccggctctggctctgtcgctcttggctctggctctccatcgtcggtgggctctggctgcaactccgcttgtcggggtgatgttgggctgggttctgggtcaggtgtggggctggtgtcatcctccgcgttcgacgaagatctgctggacaccagcacccacacgatgaaatcagcgatgctctctcgaggaccttccCCGGACAACTGCCTCTTGATGGTGTTGTTCAGTCCCTTACGGAAAAAGGTACAGAGGCAgtagtccgggtagtgcgtgtaaggcacgaggtggacgaagtctctggtgtagtcctcgagagagcgatccccctgctccaggagaatgatgctcacagcagggtccatgataaaaaccaaaaaataaacactgagaaaaacgaaaaataaagcaggggaaacacgctggggaactgtttaggtcggtccttctgtcaggggtgtatgcaggactagacgagatgatagacgatattcacaaatacaatatatttaatataattctccaagaggaacaaggcaggaacacgaagagctttcacacacatcaaaacgttaaggaccaacaatacactgaactcaaagacagactcttaaagacaaactaatcaatatacacaggtgacattgatgactgataataaaacacaggtgtaacagatgacggtgacgagggctaaaccaaatgacagatcaacagggggagacaatgggagaaaccaaagacataaactgacataactatgacagTCTCTGAGTCGAGAGACTGATTTTACTATATCATCAAAAGACAGATGAGAACTGACCGTGAAGCCGTCTGTAGattcagagagagagacagacgacAAACTCTACAGACACAGAGACAAAACACAAACTCCCCGTAAATAAAGAAGCTTGTCAACATCATCGATCCTGCATGTTTGAGAAAATCTTTCTCTGTTATACCtgctaaataaaaatgtgaaattaataaatgaaaataccTGGAGGAAGTGAACATGATCCTGTGTTTGTGAAAGCTGCTTCAGCTCAGCATCTTTCTTCCTCAGTTCATCAATCTCCTTCCAATAGCTCCAGTTGTTCTTCATCTCGACTCACTGCAGCTctttcctgatctctgatcagaTGCTTCACCTCAGAGCGACGTTTCTCAATGCAGCGGATGAGCAGCAGAGCGCTGTATAGGACACACATTACAATTAGATCATTCACTAGTACTGATACCTCAAACAGCAGCAGTGAGCTTCAGTGCGAATAAAAAACTTAAGTATGAGAATCTcaaacttctcttcttctccaAACTCACCTTATGAGACTTTACAGCCTCTCTCAGCTGCTGAACATTGTTCTCTCTGCTGGATTAGTTTCAGGAATTTCCTCTGTATTTCCTCAAAATGTCTCTGCAGAAAACATCAGATCAAAACTGCATTTTCACATAACAAATGAGCAGAGAAACAACATGAAGCATTACTCATGAACTCCAGTTTGGAGCAGTACCTGTTTCTCTTTCCGTTCTGCTCCAGTTGATACAGTGTCATGATTTTTGTGTTCATCCACCAAACACATCATGCAGATGCACATCTGGTCAGTACGGCAGTAGATTTCCAGCATTTTATCATGTTGAGGGTAGATCATCTCCTGCAGGCGTCCAGTGGCGTCCATCAGATTGTGTTGTTTATCTCTGAAGAGATTCTCATGCTGTTCAAGATGAGTTTGACAGTAAGAGCTCAGACACTCCAGACATGATTTCAGTGCTTTCTGTTTAATTTCAGTGCAGGCGTTGCAATGAACATCTTCAGATCCAGTGTGACGAACTGCAGGAGAAGCAGCTTGGAGTCTTGTCCTCTTCAGTTTTTCCACCATTTCGGCAAACACCACGTTTTTGCTTAAAACTGGTCTTGGTGTaaaggtctgtctgcactgaggaCAGCTGTAGATTCCCTTCTGATCTTCCTGATCCCAGCATTTTGAGATGCAGTtcatacagtaactgtgtccacaagGAAACgtcactggatccttcaggagatccagacaAACTGGACAGCTGAACTGATCCTCATCCACTGAAATACTACCTTCTGCCATTTCACTGTATGAATACACAAACAGAAAAAACACAACAGTTTATCAGTTTAGAAGTGCACTGTTTCTTGTTCATTTGGATCAGTCATTGGATGGGATTATTGTGGTTCTCAAATATTTGATCGACTGTATTTTTGACTTGATTGAAATGAGCAAGTGGCATGTTTTATGAAATTCATGCTTTCAGTTTTAGTACATTGGTTTGCTGTGCAACACAGGTTTTACCTTTTATGAATTAGCcacttttttatgtttatgaccaTTTTAACACATGAATGCTTTAGTATTAGTTCCATTTATTAAAGTTCTATCATTAAAACCAGATGGATAAGTTCAGTTGCTAAGATTAATTCCTAATATCCAGTAATAATATCCAGTATCCTTTTAAGCATACCGTATATTGCTTAAAATACTTAAATCTGTATTGTGATTAGACACAGATAAACATTGTTTCCACATCCTGTTAATCTAACAAAAGTCTACGACCTCTAAACAGCGCATACGTGTGAGGTCTGAGCCGAAATGCAGCTGGTTTAAAATTGTGATGTAGAAATATGCATTAATCTACAACGTAATGCTAAAAACAATCGGTCAAACAAAACATAACAGTTAATCAATTTTCGTTTTGGTGGATTCAGCAAAACCGAAACTAAAACAAACATCGAGACACTAAAAGTCATAAAAGGGCGTTAATGTTTGAACAACCCCCCCGAAAAGAGTAAAACAGGCTACACTCACAACCCATAAGTGACTCTGGACGCACCTGTATTTGGAGAGATTTACCAACGCGTTCTGCGTCTTTGTTTTCTGCATGCAGACCTGCCTCAAGAGCTCTGTGCAAGTGGACTTTGCGCCACAATAAAGTGACAGCTGACTTAATAATGTAAAGGCAATCGTATAAAAGCAAACGTCATCTCTGATCAAATTAATAAGATGTATgtcatacagttgcaatcgaaattattcaacgcCCAAAgactacaagcttttctgaagattcaGGACTTTATAcaaattgcacaaaaaaaaaaaaaaaggaaaacagttTCCTggcatattaaaaatgaaaagtcaatatataatgtaatgtttttgagtcataggatttttttttaataacacagctatgtcataattattcaacccctattcaacattgctgtttaaagtcacttatttttatggAAAGCTAAATTTTCTTAAAACGCCATTAAGccttaagaaactctataatgaaaaacaaatttgtttaatcTGTTACCCATACATACATTTAGCTCATGCATGTGCTGATGTTGAGTGGCAAacatggtaaagtcaacagagttCTCACTATGCTATAGAGAagaatagttttattatattagaaagtctaagacTACATTAAGAAGTTTCTATAGACACAGTTGGCAGACTTAGGCTATTCCTTAGCTGAAACTGTGCTGTACCAGAAAATCTTTGAGGGTGTTGAAAAAAGCAcagtatcataaaatgtttgatcagagcactTTCTAGACCCATGGatcaaataaaaagaaagaaagaaaaaggcaAAGTAGAAGCAGAACACCACATCGTcattgtcaaacatggaggtgggccattCCTGTTATGGGGTTTTATTACTGTAACatgaagtggaaatcatgaccgtTGATGTATTTCTTATTTTCCAGATGATCTAaaccagggatcctcaaatctgacccacaagatccactttcctgcagagtttagctctaaccctacaatctttaaaaaaaggtgcttaacaatgccacagaagaaccttttctgtctgaatggttccataaagaacctttaacatctgaagaacctttctgtttcacaaaagattctttgtggccAAAGAAAGCTCTTCAGAttgtaaaaaggtaagaaagagatggttcttttaagaacatttgattgaatggttctttgtgaaactaaaaatgttcttttttctatggcatcgcttgaagaaccttttaaagcacctttatttttaagagtgtaatcaaTGTATCAAagatcattagaaaatcacagtTATGCCGAGTttagactgcacgattttcaaagcaatcgtgtcgctgctgtgttcacactgcacgatggatcggcgacagggggtttcacactgcatgactttacaataggaagaatcaccgactttgtcccggtccgcaaactacgtctcacaaccaaacacacgcgagaagtgacatggaaacaatgcgaggtcaggcgtgcaagttctcacgtgagactggtattattataaaaaaaaaatggtagcccgcaagaagcttgtcattcaaattgcatgtgcactcatttgcagcggaaagaaaagaagccgaagctattcttgatgatattgtggtctataccttcgtaactcctcccccaacttcccgctggcctgcattgttgctgtctcattggctgtaggtaatcgccaatgttattttcagtcagatcacctttcacacggcatgattttgaatcgccgacaggtccagatatttagcatgccaaatatctcacgggtgtcggcgacacgtctgcgattctctcagatcgcgtctttgatagttcacactgtgtgattgtcactcacatgaacgagcaccgatttgcctgtgatttcgggcatttgtcggtgatttctcaaaacctgtcggcgagtcaaaattggggctaaaatcatgcagtctgaactcggcattaggtgagtttgatcagggctggagctaaactctgcagtgcattggccctccagagcaagatttgaggaaccctgatcAAAACCAACtaaaacacatttccacaatgccaAAAAAGCCAATTCCATTTCAGGGATATTTGCCCTTTCTGTTCTGCTGTTCAGAAATCCTCTGCAATGTCCTCACCCGCTCAGTCAGGTCCAGACTAGGACTCGATAGAAGTCTTTTTTCAGGTTCAGATAATAAGTTACGATGAATAAATCACTCAGAGAGTCGTTTTATGAGATGTTTAAATGCATCAAATGGTTTCGCTTTATTAAAACAATAACTCATAagtaataaatcaaaaataacagcGAGAAAGTCTGCACCCAAGGTgtggcaaaaaatatatatatatattttgatttgCCATTATATAGTCTGGATTCAACATTTTAAAAGTCTCTTCCTTTCCTGACCATCTTTGTAAAACACCCACACACCAACTTAACCATTTTGCAAGTAGGGGCCTCAGTTTCTATGACAATCTAACCACAGGATGTGTACGACTTTTGTCATACTTTTGTCGTACTTCGTTAGcccagactgccaaaagttgaaATACAAAATCTTCAAGAGCAAGCAAGTCTATTTTAAGCTTAGTCATTATGACACTTTTATACAGTGGAGGGGAGAGATAAAATATAACCATTGATCTTTTAGAAGTTCCATTTTGCAACTTTGTTACAAAATGCATCTCCTAACGAGGAAGTAAGATCAAATATTTTCAACTAGGAAACATGGTAGGTAGCACGTATACATAGCAGTTTCAACAGTTATTTCACCACATGAGAGGAACACATATATTGCAAGCACCTTTTGCAAGCTAAAGAAGAAGTTTGAATTCCTAATGTTTCCAAATCATTTGCTAAAGAGTTGAATTCAGAATAAAACCATTCAAGAGGATTTTCTGATGCTCTGAATTTTCCATCCGACTGTCCGTCTTCGGTCTCGTCCGGTGTCTGTCTGCGacaatctttttatttatttattttttccccagtttttttttttttttttagttcattgGATAAGCAAATCCTTAAAATAAATTTCTATTTTACCTGGTTCATTATCACTGTTCTCTAGTGAGATGGTGCACCCTCTTCGAATGGTTACAGTGCTTATATTGTTTACACTGTTGGACGTGACAGTTTTGCTGTCGTGTTTTGACCTAAAGCAATcccaggatagagcggctgagtgaatgtggtctggactCTGTGGATGAGATTTATTGTGTCTGAGACACTTAAAAAAGACAAAAtccctgcactgtgatccacatacactcctattctacgGCTGGACACTACAGGAAGCTTAGTCTCAATGTTATTGTACCAGAATGACCAACTGGAGTCACAGCAATTCAatctccaggactgatcattacgtCCAAATCTACACTGATTACCGTTCCCCTTCCTCCCGATGCTCTTATATGAAAGTGATATATACACGTGTTCACCGCTCCACTCaacctcccagtaacagcgtccagtcaCAATCTCCTTACACAACGCCTGATACCAataatcaaatctgtctggatgatcaggatatctGTTTTTAGCGCTGATGGAATTGATCACTGTGTTGTCCTCAGACAGATTGACAGATAAATGGACCGTGTTTGAATCCAAAGTGAATGGATGGAAATCTGATGAAAATAAACACATAAACTGCATCTAAATAATAAAGTATGACTTTCATCTTTAACAGAAATATGTTGAATATTTTAGTAAGATTAATAAAGGTCCATAAAGATTCACTGCTTCAACATGAGTCCAGTCTCTACTTTAGCAACCGCTTTAGTAAGATCATCATGTTTAATTATGCACATCTCTTAATGactgtctgtgtttgtgtgtttttcagAGTCACTCACATCGTAAGAATTCCTTTCTGGTCTCATATTCAGGAGCGATAATGACCTGGATGGTTTTCACTACAAACACCAAAACACATCTGTAGATTAATTCACCTTTAAAAGAAAAGTTAATTCATATAATGAATGAGAATAAATTACTCCCTAGAAAGGTACCTGTTTCAGTTATCTTTTGTGTCTCCTCTTTGCAGAACTCCTGCAGTTTGTCTCTGAGTTGAGAGACTGATTTCATAACATCATCAAAAGATAGTTGGGAACTGACAGTGTAGCCGTCTGTAGATCCAGAGAGAGAGACTGAGGCAGACGACAAACTCTACAGACACAGAAACACAAAAACAGACTCTATGTAATTACAAAAGCTTGTTGAGTCAGTCCTGTGTTTGAGCAGATTTGCGTTACCTGAAGGAAATGAACATGATCCTGTGTTTCTGAAAGCTGCTTCAGCTCAGTGTCTCTCCTCCGCATCTCATTGATCTCCTTCTCCAGTCGCTGCAGTTTTATTTTGGCTCGACTCACTGCAGCtttttcctgatctctgatcagctGCTTCACCTCAAAGCGACGTTtctcaatggagcggatgagTTCAGTGAAGgtcctctcactgtcctccactgctgtctgtgcagagcgctgttaaACACATCACAATCAGTTCATGAATACTTCATTCTGTCCTAAAACCCTGGTAGAATAGATATTTAAATAAtacctaatttgcatatttaaagttaacattttagaaaacttgtaatacaaaaaatgtttgtaattatcAATGCAGTCGATCAAATGGGTAAGTAAGGCAATaactatttgtttgttttttttaccctattcacctgcagcaCCTTAAAAGCCTATACATCTATATGATGACAGGGTTTGTAAATAAGTTTTCTTTCATTTGCATCTCATTTTTATCTCACCTTATGGGACGCCACAGCCTCCCTCAGCTCCTGaatctctttctctttcttctgGATTTTCTGGTTAAGTTTGATCTTCGTCTCCCCCAAATGTTTCTGCAGGAAACACAAAAATCTGAGGTTCAGGTTTTCTCAGAATGCAGTTATTGTCCTAACTAGTCTAAGAGCACTGCTTGCTATGCCTTTCTTCTTTTACACTGTTAAAACAATAAACCTCAGATGGCACTACAATGAGCTAAATCACGTTTCTGCTGATAATTCAGGAACTGCATTAGTCAATCTGTTTGTTTAATCAAGTGTCTTTGAATATGATAATTTAGATTTCCATTGCCTGGGAAACTTACCTGTTTTTCTGTCCTCGCTGCTCCAGTTGATACAGTGTCATGATTTTTGTGCTCATCCACCAAACACATCATGCAGATGCACCTCTGGTCAGTACGACAGTAAATTTCCACCACTTTCTGATGTTGAGGGCAGATCATGTCCTGCAGGCGTCCAGTGGGGTCAGTCAGATTGTGTTTTTTACCTCTGAAGAGATTCTCATGCTGTTCAAGATGAGTTTGACAGTAAGAGCTCCGACACTCAAGACACGATTTCACTGCTTTCTGTTTAACTTCAGAGCAGGAGTCACAGTGAACATCTCCAGATCCAGTGAACTTATTCTGATTCATTGAAATATTGCCTTCTGCCATTTCGCTATATATGAACACACAGAGAGACGATACTCACTGCAACTTTCTCTTTATACAGGAGGGTTTATATATCCTCTTGATTACATTCTTGAGAAACAGGTGTTTCTATTGGGTGTGACTTACTGTAAGGGTGCTGTagtgtttttaataataaagGTGTGGCAGTTTATGGATTgtcaaaaaaattacaaaaactgtcACCTTTAAACAGGTACACCTTATATTTATTTCTACAGAATGCACATTAGCACAGTATCCTAGAGGCCTATACATtagtaaaaattttaatcatgaataacttaaatatatttttctgcagGAAAATTACCAACTATGAAATTACCAACAAACTCACCGCATGATACAGATTTCAATAAATTACAACTTCACTTCTATAAGACCTAAACCGTTTCAACACCAACAAGCATTATTTCGAAATATAATCGTCTCTCCTAGGGTTAAATCAACCAAATTAATTTCTACTACTAGCGAGAGCACTGTACTTTGTGATAGGTTAAGGAATGTGGTTTGATGAGATCTGGAAAAGGTTAAAGAATGATCCAGTGATTCAGGCAAGCAACATCAAATCAATTCTTTGGAACAAACACCCAACCCATCAAAAGGTAATTAACATCATTGTTTCTACTGACATTAAGTTTCTAAAGAAAATGTTTTCATTTCCAGTGAAACCAGTATTCcagcattatttttttatgtgacTACATAATAAATTAAAGCTAGAATGAAGTCAACACATATGTCTTGTCCTCTGAGTGTTCTGAGATCATtacaaatcattttttatttaaaaaactatatGACCTAATGTCTTTTTATAAGCCCATAAAGGAAATGGCAATAACTTCTGCAACATTTCAAAAACACATTTGGTTAAAAATTAAGTCATAGGATCAAATGTCAACATAATGTTTTTAGTTGTGCCTCAAAAGTGAAAAAGCTGTCATTGAAAACACTGCATCATCCAAACTTAAAACAAAAGGTAAGCagatctattattattattaatcattattattataatcattattttttatttggaacATCTAAGGGTTTAGAAAAGTATGCAACCTGGTTTCCTGAGAATTTTTCCTGTGCATCttctgtcattatttttgttattagtATTTTACAGCTGATTTAAAACAAATACATGCatgcatattttaaatgtgccatagaatggaaaacgtctcgggttacgtatgtaaccttagttccctgagggaacgagacgccgcgtcaggaacgctatggggaacgccattggcgggccgcactctgaactgtgtataacaaccaatgaaatgacgggagtgacgtcacaggcgcggtgacgtcatcgaccgggaagtataaaacgcgtgcgtttgaagccggcggcagctctttttaggaatgaagcgagcgccgcagggtgcgggaattatggtccgagacgcggcgtctcgttccctcagggaactaaggttacatacgtaacccgagacgttcccttccgggaactcgagccgcgtcaggaacgctatggggaacgagactaccaacgcccccataatttccgagccctgcgagtgtctgctcaaccagggtggaaaggaaagagcccttgtctagcattccgcggacaagaaggccctgtagtcctcggccctcgggcacacgaggaatggtagtcttcctctgtctggtcgccagccagaacgagaggtactccgcggccctcaggcacacgcagagtcttagtcctttgtctgggggttagccagaacaagagggaccgaatgaccactgtctagcactcggcggacagatggtgtaggtagtccttggtccaggaggacaatgcactcgacctcaagagtgctccccggcccgcaggcacacggggaatggggttctacctctgtctggtctccaaccagagcgagaggtgctcctcggccctcgggcacacgaggagtcttagtcctttgtctgggagtggccagaacaagagggactgcaacgaccactgtctagcactcggcggacagatggtgttaggtagtcctcggtccgcagacccacaaggacagtgcactcgaccccaagagtgctcctcggcccgcaggcacacgaggaatggaggtcttcctctgtctggtcgccagccagaacgagaggtactccgcggccctcaggcacacgcagagtcttagtcctttgtctgggagttagccagagcaagagggaccgaatgaccactgtctagcactcggcggacagatggtgtgggaagtcctcggtccgcagacccacgaggacggtgagcttgacctcaaggctcctcggccctcgggcacacgaggagagggtgatcctttgtctgggggttcagccagaacaagagggatccaaggctcggcctggagctccgccaggacgcgagggaataagccattgtctagcattacgcggacaagagggcactgcaatccccggccctcgggctcacggggaagacagtaggggcctccgcctggtagccagccagtgcatgaggcactcctcggccttctgtgaaggcagacgaggagtcttagtccttggtctggggaaagccagaaaccagagggaccggagtacactcggtctgatagcatcctgcgtcagaacacgaggagaattaagccattgtctagcattccgcggacaagagggctgtgcagttctcggccctcaggcacacgagaaccgtgacctctgcctggttcgccagccagtgcgagaggtactcctcggccctcgggctcacgaggagtcttagtcctttgtctgggggtaaccagaacaagagggaccggaagctcggcctggtaagcataccgggacgcgagagtatgagcctttgtctagcattacacggacaagaggcttttaggtctgctcctcggccctcaggctcgcgaggatgcagggacactcctcggccctcgggcacacgaggagcgtcgtggcgaaaacgacttctcttctttccgcagaaagaatgcgccttgagaagtctcctcctggctagggaggtggctaaccctctaggcctagcgcactaggccgagagtacagccgagcctggagcggctctgaggtcaagctcatagtacctgacggatgtcaggggcgaggaccaattgtcaggggcgaggaccaacccgcagcattgcagatgtcctggagggggacacctgctgtcagagcttttggaggcaggcagcctcagaaggagtaagtcttggctccccatggagctgggagaccagaggacttggaagtagtaggaatggcatctgtgatccatctactgatagctctgaacgtgccacatgctttctttgtagccgtatgtgcccagtgcgcatactggacagatatacttcccattggtcgcactccaggaatggaggtaatagaggcttgagacccctcagggtctcaacctgagtgcaccaccgaggaaaccataccgacgagccaccacgaggggcgtggtaggccaataagccgccacgaacaccctcaggatggagtgagctggttttgtgggtttgcgaggactcagtactgtaccaacgggcagtaacttggtctagatggtgttcgtgacaccatgaagcaaacagtcacttaaggtttcctcgtgaagggagctctggataggagcagggtctcaacaacctcggttgagagaccctagtctatgagttgcgccccccccaggggccatactcataactttccacctctccatgtgggggtagcaggccgcgcccccagcttgagaggGAAGGTCCAAGGCCACGGTTGGACTAGCCGTgacgatgccggcatgctctttccagaactccagggtgcacagtgatcgggagaatgtgtacagacgcagcctcagccacg is part of the Garra rufa chromosome 1, GarRuf1.0, whole genome shotgun sequence genome and harbors:
- the LOC141343416 gene encoding tripartite motif-containing protein 16-like, whose translation is MAEDNISVDQNQFKCPVCLDLLTDPVMIPCGHNYCKKCITDTWDQDDQKGIYRCPVCKQSFTPRPGLGKNMVVAEMVEKLKMKLQAAPLPATPADPPASAPTGSGDVQCDSCNEIKQKAVKSCLECRSSYCQTHLEQHENLFRGKKHNLTDPTGRLQEMMCPQHGKMLEIYCRTDQRCICMMCLVDEHKNHDTVSTAAERTEKQRTFTELIRSIEKHCTEKEKEIQELREAVASHKRSAQTAVEDSERTFTELIRSIEKRRFEVKQLIRDQEKAAVSRAKIKLQRLEKEINEMRRRDTELKQLSETQDHVHFLQSLSSASVSLSGSTDGYTVSSQLSFDDVMKSVSQLRDKLQEFCKEETQKITETVKTIQVIIAPEYETRKEFLRYFHPFTLDSNTVHLSVNLSEDNTVINSISAKNRYPDHPDRFDYWYQALCKEIVTGRCYWEVEWSGEHVYISLSYKSIGRKGNGNQCRFGRNDQSWRLNCCDSSWSFWYNNIETKLPVVSSRRIGVYVDHSAGILSFLSVSDTINLIHRVQTTFTQPLYPGIALGQNTTAKLSRPTV